One segment of Brassica napus cultivar Da-Ae chromosome C3, Da-Ae, whole genome shotgun sequence DNA contains the following:
- the LOC106438065 gene encoding LIM domain-containing protein WLIM2a-like: MSFTGTQQKCRACEKTVYPMELLSADGVSFHKSCFKCSHCKTTLQLSNYSSMEGVLYCKPHFEQLFKETGSFNKNFQSPAKPLTDKPTPELTRTPSRVAGMFSGTQDKCATCSKTVYPIEKVTVESQCYHKSCFKCSHGGCAISPSNYAALEGILYCKHHFAQLFKEKGSYNHLIKSASIKRSAAAATPAVEAVPES, from the exons aTGTCGTTTACAGGAACTCAGCAAAAATGCAGAGCGTGCGAGAAGACGGTGTACCCTATGGAGCTTCTCTCAGCCGATGGAGTGTCTTTTCACAAGTCTTGCTTCAAGTGCTCTCACTGCAAAACCACACTTCAA CTGAGCAATTACTCATCAATGGAAGGTGTGTTGTACTGTAAGCCTCATTTTGAGCAGCTCTTCAAGGAGACTGGTAGCTTCAACAAGAACTTTCAGTCAC CTGCAAAGCCATTAACTGACAAGCCAACTCCTGAGCTG ACAAGGACACCAAGCCGAGTTGCTGGAATGTTCTCTGGAACGCAAGACAAGTGCGCTACTTGCAGTAAAACCGTGTATCCTATCGAAAAG GTAACAGTGGAGAGCCAATGTTACCATAAGTCTTGCTTCAAATGTTCACATGGAGGCTGTGCGATTTCACCATCTAACTATGCAGCGCTCGAGGGGATATTGTACTGCAAGCACCATTTCGCTCAGCTATTCAAGGAGAAAGGAAGTTACAATCACCTCATCAAATCTGCTTCCATCAAACGCTCTGCTGCCGCGGCTACTCCTGCTGTAGAAGCTGTACCTGAATCTTAA
- the BNAC03G22300D gene encoding uncharacterized protein At2g39910: protein MSNTTSDLHSRLLRVSEPIAETLRRTQYTPQESSKVSTKDVLLSLLPITSPPRLLDEEQSLSSIKSLALACALLSSSRSSTHELLSWIPESLSLAGESAFSEISREYFSDNNAESKRLVVELLPVVLPELKDGIEGSSMGKDSDAEDVSAPMARKPVGYAILAAHQLRWFVTQVDKPNLAKVCNLVVPCALTALDHWSPDVKRQGMITFVHIAKNVSSGDLGSYGDVVLDACCQNIASDDEIWIHVVELSVLLVTKLHPNNPRSSWYERIMNEMLGHLERQPRNKERRMAWLTFVEPLLNALGLFLLAHFRRIFPLLFQWMHSDDAQTVLLVLERLETVVRLTWIRNSPVVPRLVEELVSLYKESSMRKERDEIRPLILRILKLLRECKRLQFESAWRQYQADPNLSTVAEYIM, encoded by the exons ATGTCAAACACAACCTCTGACCTCCATAGCCGTCTCCTCCG AGTATCTGAGCCAATAGCAGAGACTCTCAGACGCACTCAGTACACACCGCAAGAGAGCAGCAAAGTATCCACCAAAGACGTACTCTTGTCTCTGTTACCAATCACTTCTCCTCCTCGCCTACTCGATGAAGAACAGAGTCTCTCTTCGATCAAAAGCCTCGCACTTGCGTGTgcccttctctcttcttctcgttCCTCTACTCACGAACTCCTCTCGTGGATCCCCGAAAGCCTCTCACTCGCAGGAGAGTCAGCATTTTCCGAGATATCTCGTGAATATTTCAGTGACAACAACGCTGAGAGCAAGAGATTGGTGGTTGAGTTGTTGCCGGTTGTTTTGCCGGAGTTGAAAGATGGAATAGAAGGGAGCTCAATGGGTAAGGACAGTGATGCGGAGGATGTTTCAGCTCCTATGGCGAGAAAGCCAGTTGGTTATGCCATCCTTGCTGCTCACCAGCTCAGGTGGTTTGTGACTCAG GTGGATAAGCCGAATCTGGCGAAAGTTTGCAACTTGGTGGTTCCATGTGCTTTGACAGCACTCGATCATTGGTCTCCTGATGTCAAA AGACAGGGTATGATAACCTTTGTGCACATTGCAAAAAACGTGAGTTCAGGCGATCTCGGTTCGTATGGAGATGTGGTTCTTGATGCGTGTTGCCAGAACATAGCTTCTGATGACGAGATTTGGATACATGTTGTGGAGTTATCTGTGCTTCTTGTGACTAAACTTCATCCAAATAATCCTCGTAGCTCATG GTACGAGAGGATCATGAATGAGATGCTTGGTCACCTAGAACGCCAACCAAGAAACAAAGAGAGACGTATGGCTTGGCTTACATTCGTTGAGCCGCTCTTGAACGCTCTGGGGCTTTTCTTGCTTGCTCATTTTCGGCGCATCTTCCCTCTTTTATTCCAGTGGATGCATTCAGATGATGCCCAAACCGTTTTGTTG GTTCTTGAGAGGTTGGAGACGGTTGTGAGGTTGACATGGATTAGAAACTCACCGGTTGTCCCAAG ATTGGTGGAGGAGCTCGTTTCCTTGTACAAAGAGTCATCTATGCGTAAGGAGCGTGATGAGATTAGACCTCTTATCCTACGTATCTTGAAGCTACTCCGCGA GTGCAAAAGGTTACAGTTTGAGTCTGCGTGGAGGCAGTATCAGGCGGATCCAAATCTGAGCACGGTTGCGGAATATATAATGTAG
- the LOC106438059 gene encoding coronatine-insensitive protein 1, with translation MTMEDPDIKKCRLSSVTVDDVIEQVMPYITDPKDRDSASLVCRRWFEIDSETREHVTMALCYTSTPDRLSRRFPNLRSIKLKGKPRAAMFNLIPENWGGFVTPWVNEVASSLPRLKSVHFRRMIVSDLDLDVLAKARLDELEALKLDKCSGFSTDGLFSIVKHCRKMKTLLMEESSFVEKDGNWLHELALHNTSLEVLNFYMTEFAKINAKDLESIARNCRSLVSVKIGDFEMLELVGFFKAATNLEEFCGGSFNEEIGRPEKYMNLTFPPKLCCLGLSYMGPNEMPILFPFAAQIRKLDLIYALLATEDHCTLIQKCPNLEVLETRNVIGDRGLEVLGQCCKKLKRLRIERGEDEQGMEDEEGLVSQRGLVALAQGCQELEYMAVYVSDITNESLESIGTYLKNLCDFRLVLLDQEERITDLPLDNGVRSLLIGCKKLRRFAFYLRQGGLTDVGLSYIGQYSPNVRWMLLGYVGESDEGLMEFSRGCPKLQKLEMRGCCFSERAIAAAVLKIPSLRYLWVQGYRASTTGQDLRLMSRPYWNIELIPARKVPEVNQLGEVREMEHPAHILAYYSLAGERTDCPPTVKVLREA, from the exons ATGACGATGGAGGATCCGGATATCAAGAAGTGCAGATTGAGCTCCGTGACGGTCGATGACGTCATCGAGCAGGTCATGCCTTACATAACCGATCCGAAAGATCGAGACTCCGCTTCCCTCGTGTGCCGGAGGTGGTTCGAGATCGACTCCGAGACGAGGGAGCACGTGACCATGGCACTATGCTACACCTCGACTCCTGACCGTCTCAGCCGTAGGTTTCCGAATCTGAGGTCGATTAAGCTCAAAGGGAAGCCGAGAGCAGCTATGTTCAATCTCATCCCCGAGAACTGGGGAGGGTTTGTTACCCCTTGGGTCAACGAGGTAGCCTCATCTCTGCCAAGGCTCAAGTCTGTGCATTTTAGGCGGATGATTGTCAGCGATTTGGATCTTGATGTTTTGGCTAAGGCGAGGTTGGATGAGCTCGAGGCGTTGAAGCTCGATAAGTGCTCAGGTTTCTCTACGGATGGACTTTTCAGCATCGTTAAGCACTGCAG GAAAATGAAAACATTGTTAATGGAAGAGAGTTCTTTTGTTGAAAAGGATGGTAACTGGCTGCATGAACTTGCTCTGCACAACACTTCTCTTGAGGTTCTAAATTTCTACATGACTGAGTTTGCAAAAATCAATGCCAAAGACTTGGAAAGCATAGCTAGAAATTGCCGCTCTCTGGTTTCTGTGAAGATCGGTGACTTTGAGATGTTGGAACTAGTCGGGTTCTTTAAAGCTGCAACTAATCTTGAAGAATTTTGTGGCGGCTCCTTCAATGAAGAAATTGGAAGACCGGAGAAGTATATGAATCTGACTTTCCCTCCAAAACTATGTTGTCTTGGCCTTTCTTACATGGGACCTAATGAAATGCCAATACTGTTTCCATTCGCTGCCCAAATCCGGAAGCTGGATCTGATCTATGCATTGCTCGCAACTGAGGATCATTGTACACTTATTCAAAAGTGTCCTAATTTGGAAGTTCTCGAG ACAAGGAATGTAATTGGAGATAGGGGTCTAGAGGTTCTTGGACAGTGCTGTAAGAAGTTGAAGCGGCTGAGGATTGAACGGGGTGAAGATGAACAAGGAATGGAGGATGAAGAAGGCCTAGTATCACAAAGAGGATTAGTCGCTTTGGCTCAGGGCTGCCAGGAGCTAGAATACATGGCGGTGTATGTCTCAGATATAACCAACGAGTCTCTCGAAAGCATAGGCACATATCTGAAAAACCTCTGTGACTTCCGCCTCGTCTTACTCGACCAAGAAGAGAGAATAACAGATCTGCCACTAGACAACGGAGTCCGATCCCTCTTGATCGGATGCAAGAAACTCAGACGGTTTGCATTCTATCTCAGACAAGGCGGCTTAACAGACGTGGGGTTAAGCTACATCGGACAGTACAGTCCAAACGTGAGGTGGATGCTTCTCGGTTACGTTGGTGAATCAGACGAAGGCCTAATGGAGTTCTCAAGAGGATGTCCGAAACTACAGAAGCTGGAGATGAGAGGTTGTTGCTTCAGCGAGCGAGCAATAGCTGCAGCGGTACTGAAAATCCCTTCGCTGAGATACCTGTGGGTACAAGGCTACAGAGCATCAACGACGGGACAAGACCTGAGGCTAATGTCTAGACCGTACTGGAACATCGAGCTGATTCCGGCAAGAAAAGTCCCAGAAGTGAATCAGCTTGGAGaggtgagagagatggagcatCCTGCTCATATACTGGCTTACTACTCTCTGGCTGGTGAGAGAACAGATTGTCCACCAACTGTTAAAGTCCTGAGGGAggcatga
- the LOC106420585 gene encoding signal peptidase complex subunit 2-like encodes MEEKKEESKNKNVKKANLLDHNSIKHILDESVSDIVTSHGYKEDVRLSNLKLFLGAIIIVVALVAQFYNKKFPENRDFLIGCIALYVVLNGVLQLILFTKEKNAILFTYPPEGSFTSTGLVVSSKLPRFSDEYTLTIDSADPKSISAGKSVQFTKSVTQWFTKDGVLVEGLFWKDVEALIKDYAKEEPKKKK; translated from the exons ATGgaagagaagaaggaagaatCGAAGAACAAGAATGTGAAGAAGGCCAATCTGTTGGATCACAACTCGATCAAGCACATCCTCGACGAGTCCGTCTCCGAT ATCGTTACGAGCCATGGTTACAAGGAGGACGTGAGGCTGAGCAACCTGAAGCTGTTCTTAGGAGCGATTATCATCGTGGTTGCTCTCGTTGCACAGTTCTACAACAAGAAGTTTCCAGAGAACAGAGACTTTTTGATTGGATGCATCGCATT GTATGTAGTGCTGAATGGGGTGTTGCAGCTGATTCTGTTCACTAAGGAGAAGAATGCGATCTTGTTCACTTATCCTCCTGAG GGATCATTCACCAGCACTGGTTTGGTTGTATCTTCAAAGCTGCCCAGATTCTCTGATGAGTACACTCTCACCATAGACAGTGCTGATCCAAAATCAATCTCAGCTGGGAAGTCAGTTCAGTTCACCAAAAGTGTCACCcaatg GTTCACCAAAGATGGAGTTCTTGTTGAGGGTTTATTCTGGAAAGACGTGGAAGCATTAATCAAGGACTATGCAAAAGAAgaaccaaagaagaagaaatga